In a single window of the Silvimonas iriomotensis genome:
- a CDS encoding NAD(P)H-dependent oxidoreductase, whose protein sequence is MSNAQNPASSLVSNDLVTRLQWRYATKKMDPSREVSDEKLERILEATRLAPTSSGLQPYEILVVTNKEIREKIKAIAWNQGQVTDCSKLLVFAAWDNYTTERINTMFDLVNDVRGFTNEGWENYRQMLLNTYPQRDAQVNFEHAARQAYIGLSVALVAAAYEEVDSTPMEGFDAAALDEILNLKARGLRSVALLPLGYRDASGDWLVNLPKVRRAREAFVTEVE, encoded by the coding sequence GTGTCCAACGCTCAAAATCCCGCCAGCTCGCTCGTATCCAATGATCTCGTCACTCGTCTGCAGTGGCGCTATGCCACCAAAAAGATGGACCCCTCCCGCGAGGTGTCTGACGAAAAGCTGGAACGCATCCTTGAAGCCACCCGCCTGGCACCGACCTCCAGCGGTCTGCAGCCGTATGAAATCCTGGTAGTCACCAACAAGGAAATCCGCGAGAAGATCAAGGCGATTGCGTGGAATCAGGGCCAGGTCACCGATTGCAGCAAGCTGCTGGTTTTTGCCGCGTGGGACAACTACACCACTGAACGCATCAACACCATGTTCGATCTGGTGAACGACGTGCGCGGCTTTACCAATGAAGGCTGGGAAAACTATCGCCAGATGCTGCTCAACACCTACCCGCAGCGCGACGCCCAGGTCAATTTCGAACACGCCGCCCGCCAGGCCTATATTGGTCTGTCGGTCGCGCTGGTGGCCGCCGCTTATGAAGAAGTCGACAGCACCCCGATGGAAGGCTTTGATGCCGCCGCGCTGGATGAAATCCTGAACCTGAAGGCCCGTGGCCTGCGCAGCGTGGCACTGCTGCCGCTGGGCTACCGCGATGCCTCCGGCGACTGGCTGGTCAACCTGCCCAAAGTCCGCCGCGCGCGCGAAGCATTCGTGACCGAAGTGGAATAA
- the ssb gene encoding single-stranded DNA-binding protein, producing the protein MASLNKVLLIGNLGRDPETRYLPSGGAVCNFSIATTERFKDKQGQQQEKTEWHNITMYNRLAEIAGQYLKKGSSVYIEGRIQTRKWQDKQTGADRYTTEIIADQMQMLSGRAGGGMGGGDQGGGGYEDFNQEYAAAPAPAARPQMAAPAPAAAAPKKPAPARSFDDFEDDIPF; encoded by the coding sequence ATGGCATCGCTCAACAAAGTGCTGTTGATCGGCAACCTGGGCCGCGACCCGGAAACCCGCTATCTGCCCTCTGGCGGCGCCGTATGCAATTTCAGCATTGCCACTACGGAACGCTTCAAGGACAAACAAGGTCAGCAGCAAGAAAAGACCGAGTGGCACAACATCACCATGTACAACCGCCTTGCGGAAATCGCCGGCCAGTACCTGAAAAAAGGCAGCTCGGTCTACATCGAGGGCCGTATCCAGACCCGCAAGTGGCAAGACAAGCAAACCGGCGCTGACCGCTACACCACCGAAATCATTGCAGACCAGATGCAAATGCTGTCTGGCCGTGCCGGTGGCGGCATGGGTGGTGGCGACCAGGGTGGCGGTGGTTACGAAGACTTCAACCAGGAATACGCCGCCGCACCGGCACCGGCCGCCCGCCCGCAAATGGCAGCCCCGGCCCCGGCCGCAGCAGCCCCGAAAAAGCCGGCCCCGGCCCGCAGCTTTGACGACTTTGAAGACGACATCCCTTTCTAA
- a CDS encoding OsmC family protein, with protein sequence MQKSGSAQWQGAIKDGIGSISTQSGVLKDAPYGFKARFEGGPGTNPEELIGAAHAGCFSMALSLQLTEAGTIAEQINTKATVSLEKDDSGFTITAVHLDVVARIPGATAESFAKAANAAKAGCPVSKLLNANITMDARLEA encoded by the coding sequence ATGCAAAAGAGCGGTTCCGCACAATGGCAAGGCGCAATCAAGGATGGTATCGGGTCGATCTCGACCCAGAGTGGCGTGCTCAAAGACGCACCGTATGGTTTCAAAGCCCGCTTTGAAGGCGGCCCGGGGACCAACCCCGAAGAACTGATCGGCGCCGCCCATGCCGGGTGTTTTTCCATGGCATTGTCGTTACAGCTGACCGAAGCGGGAACCATTGCCGAGCAAATCAACACCAAGGCGACGGTGAGCCTGGAAAAAGATGACAGCGGCTTCACCATCACCGCAGTGCATCTGGATGTCGTGGCCCGTATTCCTGGCGCGACGGCAGAGAGTTTTGCCAAAGCGGCCAATGCGGCAAAAGCGGGCTGCCCGGTCTCGAAATTACTCAACGCCAACATCACCATGGATGCCCGGCTGGAGGCTTGA
- a CDS encoding beta-ketoacyl-ACP synthase, with amino-acid sequence MSRRRVVVTGAAGISPIGNDWPTIRANLQAYRSGVVSLPEWGEYEGLNTRLAAPALPFELPRETYNRKRTRSMGRVALMSVRATELALADAGLLDHPVLRSGRTGVSYGSSTGSPDAVADFGKMLHNKSTEGVNANSYLKMMGHTTAVNIAVFFGLTGRVYTTSSACTSGSQGIGYAFEAIRHGQATVMVAGGAEELNVTEAAVFDTLFATSTHNDTPQLTPRPYDAARDGLVIGEGAGTLILEEYEHALARGAHIYAELTGYGSNCDGSHITQPSAATMAVAMQLALDDASLGIADIGYINGHGTATEHGDIAETIATHQLFGPRVPISSLKSYMGHTLGACGALEAWIAIQMMNEGWFAPTINLQEIDPRCGDLDYIMGEGRHMTCDHVMSNNFAFGGINTSLIFSKITP; translated from the coding sequence ATGAGCCGGCGGCGCGTGGTGGTGACCGGTGCGGCCGGCATCAGCCCGATCGGCAATGACTGGCCCACCATCCGGGCCAACCTGCAGGCATACCGGAGCGGGGTGGTGAGCCTGCCTGAGTGGGGCGAGTACGAAGGGCTGAACACGCGCCTTGCCGCGCCCGCGTTGCCGTTTGAATTGCCGCGTGAAACCTACAATCGCAAACGCACCCGCAGCATGGGCCGCGTGGCGCTGATGTCGGTGCGTGCAACGGAACTGGCGCTGGCCGATGCCGGCTTGCTGGATCACCCGGTACTGCGCAGTGGCCGCACCGGGGTGTCTTATGGCTCCAGTACCGGTTCGCCCGATGCGGTAGCCGACTTTGGCAAGATGCTGCACAACAAGTCGACCGAGGGCGTGAACGCCAACAGTTACCTGAAGATGATGGGCCACACCACGGCGGTGAACATTGCCGTGTTTTTTGGCCTGACCGGGCGCGTCTATACCACCTCCAGCGCCTGTACCTCAGGCAGTCAGGGTATCGGCTACGCCTTTGAGGCCATCCGCCATGGCCAGGCCACGGTGATGGTGGCCGGCGGCGCCGAAGAACTGAACGTCACTGAAGCGGCTGTGTTCGATACCTTGTTTGCCACCAGCACGCACAACGACACGCCGCAGCTGACACCGCGCCCGTACGATGCCGCGCGGGACGGCCTTGTCATTGGCGAGGGCGCCGGCACGCTGATCCTGGAAGAATACGAACACGCCCTGGCGCGCGGCGCGCATATCTATGCCGAGCTGACCGGTTACGGCAGCAATTGCGACGGCAGCCATATCACGCAGCCCAGCGCCGCCACCATGGCCGTGGCCATGCAACTGGCGCTGGATGACGCCAGCCTGGGCATTGCTGATATCGGTTACATCAACGGTCACGGCACCGCCACCGAGCACGGCGATATCGCGGAAACCATCGCCACGCACCAGCTCTTTGGCCCGCGCGTGCCGATCTCCAGCCTGAAGAGTTATATGGGGCACACGCTGGGCGCCTGTGGTGCGCTGGAAGCATGGATTGCCATCCAGATGATGAACGAAGGCTGGTTTGCGCCGACCATCAACCTGCAAGAGATTGATCCGCGCTGCGGCGATCTGGATTACATCATGGGTGAGGGCCGGCATATGACGTGTGATCACGTCATGAGCAACAACTTTGCGTTTGGTGGTATCAACACTTCGCTGATTTTCAGCAAAATCACGCCCTGA
- a CDS encoding porin, whose protein sequence is MQKIIAGALAALCVTPAAMADVTITGSIRAGLEYVQQSGPGTSANLTRVEDQGSRIAVAGEDKWDDGLSTIWQVQNKLHIGAASGDTWGNRNTFIGVKGSLGNITFGRNEDALYTASGYYVPELDGTYNYSEDAWGNGELLFRLEERNANIASFQSSKFGNFGVNASVGNLGLNNGSANPLQYAATAYYDDGTYTAGASYKRDNDTSSLLTSELSTTTYKSGDNLESYVVGGGANWNGFMLNALWERVASSYSGSNTHQDDAAILIGYKTGPWSVHASYLYMADVKGDAPIAQSGAKQFNLAGYYKLSKATRVFVSYTRLENDANASFEQSTGVPNGTAGDKANIFSLGLRTNF, encoded by the coding sequence GTGCAAAAGATCATCGCGGGCGCCCTTGCCGCCCTCTGTGTCACCCCGGCCGCCATGGCCGACGTCACCATCACCGGCAGCATTCGTGCTGGCCTTGAATACGTACAGCAATCAGGCCCGGGCACCAGCGCCAACCTGACCCGTGTAGAGGATCAGGGCAGCCGTATTGCCGTGGCCGGTGAAGACAAGTGGGACGATGGCCTGTCGACCATCTGGCAGGTACAGAACAAGCTGCATATCGGCGCTGCCTCTGGCGATACCTGGGGTAACCGCAATACGTTTATTGGCGTGAAAGGCAGCCTGGGTAACATCACCTTCGGCCGCAACGAAGATGCCCTGTATACCGCCAGCGGTTATTACGTGCCGGAACTGGATGGCACCTACAACTATTCGGAAGATGCCTGGGGCAATGGCGAACTCTTGTTCCGCCTGGAAGAGCGCAACGCCAATATCGCCAGTTTCCAGTCGAGCAAGTTCGGCAACTTTGGCGTGAATGCCTCGGTGGGGAACCTGGGCCTGAACAACGGCAGCGCCAATCCGCTGCAATATGCTGCAACCGCTTATTACGATGACGGCACTTACACAGCCGGCGCATCGTACAAGCGTGATAACGATACCTCTTCGCTGCTGACCAGCGAGTTGTCGACCACCACCTACAAGTCTGGCGACAACCTGGAAAGCTACGTGGTGGGCGGCGGCGCCAACTGGAACGGTTTCATGCTGAATGCCCTGTGGGAACGCGTGGCTTCCAGCTACAGCGGCAGCAATACCCATCAGGATGATGCCGCGATCCTGATTGGCTACAAGACCGGCCCGTGGTCTGTTCACGCGTCTTACCTGTACATGGCCGACGTGAAGGGCGATGCGCCCATCGCGCAAAGCGGCGCCAAACAGTTCAACCTTGCCGGCTACTACAAGCTGAGCAAGGCCACGCGCGTGTTTGTGTCTTATACCCGCCTTGAGAACGATGCCAATGCTTCGTTCGAGCAATCGACGGGTGTGCCAAACGGTACGGCGGGCGACAAGGCCAATATTTTCTCGCTGGGTCTGCGTACCAACTTCTGA
- a CDS encoding glycoside hydrolase family 31 protein, with protein sequence MAITVSSQLYDTSGRVAPVFSLAQQDAHMLRFEAAAGHAVQIEVLEEDLIRVQVIPAGTQARTRSWCIAPGMADVPLHGHDAAALPGFARPSYQLVTEPQRAVISTAALRLEIDLNGFYCSWFMPREDAWIKVASDRPTQGYNFGYWDERVYHYLARAEEEQYFGLGEKTGEANRHGNSYRMCNLDAAFYNAKSTDPLYKHIPFYITRHAINQTTFGLYYDTPADCRFDFGREHDNYHGFYRSFVAETGPLDYYFIAGGTVREVVRRFTWLTGTPAFPPRWSLGYSGSTMSYTDAPDAQARMDEFLDNCSTHDILCDSFHLSSGYTTIAGKRYVFNWDTAKFPDAKGFTRRYLDHGVHLVANIKPALLKTHPRFAEAAQAGALINNPDGTPLPVAFWGGDAAYVDFTAEAGYNWWKNGVKTALLDYGISSAWNDNNEFEIWDTRALAANFGQPVPAIQIKPLQTLLMCKASFEAQQEHAPTLRPFTVSRAGCAGMQRYVQTWSGDNYTSWQTLKYNVRMGTGLAMSGVSNTGHDIGGFLGPQPDAELFLRWVQFGIFLPRFSIHSENSGEVVTEPWMYPEITPQIRDLIKLRYRLLPCYYDLLYRSHTAFEPVMRPTYYTFPHDARCYAENDDMMIGDNLLIAAVVEQGARTRDVYLPAGSNWLHYSTGQRLAGGQTVTLPAELGAGPILLVREGSGIALNVAEQHFAHAADARGFLLCPPMQGQFAARCFEDDGLSFGYQDSAWGEWRIDVTASTGSLAIAIDFSGDPRFAQSTLQLLLPASETRKVTLTGATCVVDAVAGLWRVLDVTRA encoded by the coding sequence ATGGCAATTACTGTTTCGTCCCAGCTTTACGACACCAGCGGCCGCGTCGCGCCGGTATTCAGTCTGGCGCAACAAGACGCTCACATGCTGCGCTTTGAAGCTGCTGCGGGCCACGCGGTACAGATTGAAGTTCTGGAAGAAGATCTGATCCGCGTCCAGGTGATCCCCGCCGGCACACAGGCGCGCACACGCAGCTGGTGCATCGCGCCTGGCATGGCGGATGTCCCTTTGCACGGCCACGATGCCGCTGCACTGCCCGGCTTTGCCCGTCCGTCATATCAACTGGTCACCGAACCGCAACGCGCCGTTATTTCCACCGCCGCGCTCCGGCTGGAGATCGACCTCAACGGGTTTTACTGCAGCTGGTTCATGCCGCGTGAGGATGCCTGGATCAAAGTCGCCAGTGACCGTCCCACCCAGGGTTACAACTTTGGTTATTGGGATGAGCGCGTTTATCACTACCTGGCGCGGGCCGAAGAAGAACAATATTTTGGCCTGGGTGAAAAAACCGGCGAGGCCAACCGACATGGCAACAGCTACCGCATGTGCAATCTGGACGCCGCGTTCTACAACGCCAAAAGCACCGATCCGCTGTACAAGCACATCCCGTTCTATATCACCCGTCACGCCATCAACCAGACCACTTTTGGTCTGTATTACGACACCCCGGCCGATTGCCGTTTCGACTTCGGCCGCGAGCACGATAACTACCACGGGTTCTACCGCTCTTTTGTGGCGGAGACCGGCCCGCTGGATTACTACTTCATTGCCGGCGGCACCGTGCGCGAGGTGGTCCGCCGGTTTACCTGGCTGACCGGCACACCGGCTTTCCCGCCGCGCTGGAGTCTGGGTTATTCAGGCTCGACCATGAGCTACACCGACGCGCCCGACGCCCAGGCGCGCATGGACGAGTTTCTGGATAACTGCAGCACGCATGACATCCTGTGCGACTCGTTCCACTTGTCCTCCGGCTACACCACCATTGCCGGCAAACGCTATGTGTTCAACTGGGATACCGCCAAGTTCCCCGATGCCAAGGGCTTTACCCGGCGTTATCTGGATCACGGCGTGCATCTGGTCGCCAATATCAAACCCGCGCTGTTGAAAACCCACCCGCGCTTTGCTGAAGCCGCGCAGGCCGGGGCGCTGATCAACAATCCGGATGGCACGCCCTTGCCGGTAGCGTTCTGGGGTGGTGACGCAGCGTATGTCGATTTCACCGCAGAGGCCGGCTACAACTGGTGGAAAAACGGCGTCAAAACCGCTCTGCTTGATTACGGCATCAGTTCGGCCTGGAACGACAACAACGAGTTTGAAATCTGGGATACCCGCGCCCTGGCCGCCAACTTCGGCCAGCCGGTTCCGGCCATCCAGATCAAACCGCTGCAAACCCTGCTGATGTGCAAGGCGTCGTTTGAAGCCCAGCAAGAACACGCCCCGACACTGCGGCCGTTCACCGTCTCACGCGCGGGTTGCGCCGGCATGCAGCGCTATGTGCAAACCTGGTCTGGCGACAATTACACCTCATGGCAAACGCTTAAATACAACGTGCGCATGGGCACCGGGCTGGCCATGTCCGGCGTCTCCAATACCGGCCACGATATTGGCGGCTTTCTTGGCCCGCAGCCGGACGCCGAACTCTTCTTGCGCTGGGTGCAGTTCGGTATTTTCCTGCCGCGTTTCTCCATCCACTCTGAAAACAGTGGCGAAGTCGTTACCGAACCGTGGATGTACCCGGAGATCACGCCGCAAATCCGTGACCTGATCAAACTGCGCTATCGCCTGCTTCCTTGTTACTACGACCTGCTGTACCGCTCGCACACGGCCTTTGAACCGGTCATGCGGCCCACGTATTACACCTTCCCGCATGACGCGCGCTGTTATGCCGAAAACGACGACATGATGATCGGTGACAACCTGCTCATTGCCGCCGTGGTGGAACAAGGCGCGCGTACGCGGGATGTCTACCTGCCCGCTGGCAGCAACTGGCTGCACTACAGCACCGGCCAGCGCCTGGCGGGCGGGCAGACGGTGACACTGCCCGCAGAACTGGGCGCCGGCCCGATCCTGCTGGTGCGTGAGGGCAGCGGCATTGCGCTCAACGTTGCAGAACAACACTTTGCCCACGCCGCCGACGCCCGCGGATTCTTGCTGTGCCCGCCCATGCAGGGGCAGTTTGCGGCGCGTTGTTTTGAGGACGATGGCCTGAGCTTTGGCTATCAGGACAGCGCATGGGGTGAGTGGCGGATCGACGTCACAGCAAGCACCGGCAGCCTCGCCATCGCCATTGATTTCAGCGGCGATCCGCGCTTTGCGCAATCCACGCTGCAACTGCTGTTGCCCGCCAGCGAAACACGCAAGGTCACACTGACCGGCGCCACATGCGTAGTCGATGCGGTGGCGGGTCTTTGGCGCGTCCTGGACGTCACACGGGCCTGA